The genomic window GCCAGCACGAACTCCCCCGGATGCAGGATGAAGCAGTCGTCCCCTTCCGGCTCCACCAGCCGCGTCAGATCCGGCTGCTCCACCGCCGGATCGATATGCGGATACCGGTGGTTCTCGAACACCCGGAAGAACCGGTCCAGGCGCACGTCGATGCTCGACGGCTGCACCATCGACGGCTCGAACGGATCCACGCGTACGCGGCCGTTGTCGATTTCGGTCCGGATGTCCTTGTCTGAGAGCAGCACGGGACGACCCTACCCCCGCTACTTCTCCCCGCCGCTCCCGTCCCCGACCGGCACGGCATGCCGCAGCCGCGCACACCTGGGACACCTCACCAGCCGAGCGGGCCCCAACCGCTGCACCCCCAACTGCTGCAACGGAAACGACCCGGTACTGAAGACATGCCCCTCCGCACAACGAACGACAGTGCGCTCCATGAAGCCCCTTCCCCAACTCCGCGTGGCCGACAAACCCACACATTAGGGGATCCCCCGCCCCACCCCCACGCAGCCACACCGCCCCCGAACCTACCCTCCCCCACCCCACCCGGAGGTAGGGTAGAGTATCCCCGAAGCACCCCTCGGGGACTTTTCTGCGGATGTAGTTTAATGGTAGAACATGAGCTTCCCAAGCTCAGAGCGCGGGTTCGATTCCCGTCATCCGCTCCACAAGAAAGCCCCAGGTCATCGACTTGGGGCTTTGTTGTTGTCCAGACCAATTCGAGGGCCGCGTGCCATATCCGTGCCATTGGACGGCGAATTGCGGGGCGCGAATGCACCCGGTGACCGCGGTTGACCGCTGGACGCCGAGGCTCTCTCGAATAGCGAGATGCATTTCCAGTGAGCCGCGTCACAAAAGGTCCCGGAAAAGATCCCCTTTCGCCCCCCTATGTCACCCCATGGTGAAGCCGGAGTCCCGGCAATCACCGGCCTGACCACGCGCCCGCCCGAAGCCAGACGGGCCGTGCCACTGCCGTGCCATAAGCGGACCCGCGCCATCGTCCATTCCGTCCGCGACTATTCGCGGAGGACCTCGCCCGGCAGACTGCACGCTGAACCGCGACGACCCGGAATCCGCGCTCGCCCACAATGACAGCGCCTCAGCACGTGGCGCACGGCCGGAGTTCGGCTTCAGTGTGTCGCGGTCGAAGCCAGTCCCTCCCCGCGGCGCGGGGAGCAGGTCGGGAACATACCCTGCATCTCCGTCGTCCCGGGTCCATCCCCGTGGGCGCGGGGAGCAGCACCACACCATGTGACCAAAGGGCCGGTGGGTGGGAAGGTCCATCCCCACGGGCGCGGGGAGCAGTCTCGTCCACCTGCGGGTTCACTCGAAAGCCAACTCGGTTCTGACGAACTGCAGCAAGCGGCGAAGCCCCGTTTCCCACAGGTGCCCACGTGCTGCGGACACGCCTCTCACAGAATCCCCTCCCACTTCCAGGGCCGAGGACCGCAACGTCCTCGCAGACAGTCCACACGGTGTTGAGCCTGATCGCTCCATCGGGGACGTGTAGCCGCGTGCTGGGCAGCGTAAGTGACCAGGCGGAGTTCGCGGGTGCGGGCGAGCATGTCGTAGCCCTGCCACTCCGTGACATCGCGTCCGTACAGCGCGCAGAAGCGGGCGTAGTCGTGTTCGGTGACGGCCCCAGTCGTCCTGGTGCGCACCGCGGTTGAAGTGAGGTCCCACTCTGGTGGTCCGACGGAGAACCGTTCCAAGTCCATCAGGAGGCGTTCACCGTTGACGCGCACGATATTGCCGGGCCACGCGTCGCCGTGGATGGCGCATTCGGGCAGTCCTGGCGGAAGGCCGGCGTCCCAGCGCTGGGCGAGGTCGTCGTGCAGGCCGAGGAGCCAGCGGCGGTCGTTGTCGGGAAGCGTATTGGCGGCCATAAGACGTTCCCGTACGCGCACGAAAGGGTCCAGGCGGCCAATCGCGAAGTCGGGCGGTGGCAGGTCGTGGAGGTCCCGCAAGGCCAGGGCGACATCGTCGATCGTGCCGTGGGTGTGGGACGGGACCTCCTCCCAGAAGGTGATGACGTGTCCGGCTCGCTCAAGGGGCTGCTCGACATCGAGGGGCGCGACCGTACGGACGCCGTTGTCGGCAAGCCAGCGGGCAACGCGTATTTCTCTCAAGGCCGTGGCCAGCCGGTCCGGCGGTGCGATCCGTACGACCACTCCTGAGACACGCCATATCTGGTTCTCAGCGACCCGTACGGGCTCGGCGCCCCGCGAATCAATGCCGACCGCAGCGCACGCTTCGTCGAGGGCCGCGCGGCCGCGTTCCGACGTGCTCGTCATGCATGCAAGCTAGCGCCGATCCTCCCGCGCAGGGCAAGCGCCTCCGGCACCTTCGGATGCCGGGCGGCGAAGCGGCCCAGCTCACGGAGGTCTTCCGAGGCCCGGCGCGAGGTCAGCCCGCCGCTGAAGTCCAAGGCGCGGTGGCCGATCGACGCGGCCTCGCGCGGGTCGCCCTTGAGCATGACCAGCGCGGCGAGCTTGGTGCACGAGATCGCCTTGGACCGGACGAATGCCGGCGCGTGCCCCCGTACAGCACTTTGGAATCGCTCCGCGGCCGGCGTCGGATCGTGACCGTCCACTCCCACCGCGAGGTCCCAAAGGGCGTGCGCGGTATCTCCGTTGTGCTGGGCCTCGTCGTAGTAGGCCATCCATGGTGGTTCTTCGGCGGGACGGCGCTCGGCGAAAGCGTCGTCGGCAGCGCCCACTGCGGCCAGCGTCTCCTGGACGTTGCGCAGCTTCGCGAAAGCCCGTGCGCGGGCGGTGTGCAGCATCGCCCGCTCCGACGCGGTGAGCCTGTCGGATCGGACCAGCCCCTTCTCCGCGTTCGTCAACCCGTCGTCACCGTCGCCGATCCAGATCGCCTGCCGCGCCAGGAAGGAGTACCCCTTGGCACGGAGGTGCCAGTGCTTGCCCTCTTCCGCGCACTCGACCGCGACCTTGAAAGCGACACGAGCCTCCTCGTGCCGGCAGACGTCAAACTGCGAGGCCCCGGCGACGAGTCCGAGCCGAGCAAGGGCGGCAAGGAAGTCGGCTCTGAGCCGGGGCGGACAGTCAGCGGACAGCAGGCTGACTGCCCAGCGCATGCAGTTGCCTGCCAACCCCCCGACCAGGCCGCCGCTGCCGTGCGAGTTGTCCCAACCTTGAAGCACGTTGGCGATGTCGAGGAGTTGGTCGATCTCGTTCCTGGTGATCCGTTCGGGGACGGGCGGCGGGGCCACAGGGCTGAGGAGGCGGCTCAGCTCCAGCGGAGCGAGGGTGGCAAGGCTGCCGACGGCGAGGAAGGCACGACGTTCCACAGGCTCAGGACTCCTGTTCGGCGCAGTTGGGTCACCTCCCTCCAGCATGCGCCCCCGATGTGCCGTCCGGGTTCCCTCCCCTCGCCGACGGCCCGATGAATCCGCATCAGCGCGGCATTTATCCGCATCACCGAAGGCCATTCCCCATGCTCGGGCGAACAGACCGCCGGTCTGGAGGACTTCGTCCAGCCGTGCAGCTAAGTCCTCCGGGCATCGGTATTCGCCACGCTCGATCTTCAGGACGACATCCACGCTGACCTGCACCCGAGCCGCGAGCGCGCCGGCGGTCTTGAAGCCGCGGGCCTTACGGCGCAGGCGGATCTCATGGCCGTACCACGCCTCCGGTGAGGCGGTCGGGTCGAGGACCTTCTCCGGCTGCGGCATACGCGCTCCTGCCTCCCGATGAGGATTCCCACCGGTATCCACATCGCCCTCTGCCCTCTCGGCTTCCGGGCTGTCTCAATAGTTGCTGACCGCTGCTGAACCAGTACACACCGCAGCCGGATTCCCGTGGACGGGTTTTCGGGCAACGAACTGGACTTGCCATGACGAACCTTCTTGAAGCCGCGCCGCCGGGAGCCCGCAGCACTGCTCAGAGCGGCCCCGGGCAATTGCTGATCGAGCTGGAGCTGTCGGCGAAGTCCATCCACCACGCCAAGACGATCGCGCGGGAAAACGTCTGCCTATGGGGCCTGGACGAGCTGGCGACGGACATCGGGCTCACCCTCGCAGAGCTGCTGACCAACGTCATGCGTCATGCGGCGCCGCCGACCAGTCACGGGCATCCCAAGGTCAGCCGCTGCCTCGTCCAGCGCGTCCCCGGAGGGATCGTGGTGATCGTCCACGACGACGATCCCACGCTGCCGCAGGAGCGGGAGGTCGACGTGGACAGCCTCGACGGCCGCGGCCTCATGCTCGTGCGCGCACTCGCCGCGGACGTGACCGTGGTGCCGAGCCCGACGGGGAAGGACATCGTCGCCGTCTTCACGTCCTCAGCCGTTTCGGTGCGCGCCGAACAGGGCTTGCTGACGTGACGAATCCCGTGTCCTTGCCGCCCGCCGGCCGCCGAACGCGCAAGGCGCCCAGTCGCCTTCACCAGGAGCCCGAGGCGGTGACCTGGGCGAGGGAGAAAGCAGGCCTGACCAAACGGGCCTTGGCCAGCCGGCTCGGGATATCCGAGCAGCTCATGGGCGAGATCGAGAGCGGCTGGCGGAGCGCCACCCCCGCAAACCTGATGAAGATCGCCGACGCGCTGAACTGCCCCTTGGTGGTCCTTGAGCGCAAACGCTCCGGAACCACTTCGAGCCCCGGTATCCCGTCCCCGTTGGCGGCCGAGGCCTGTACGAACCCGCCCCTACATCGTCCTGATCTGGAGACGCCATGCTGACTCCTCCCGACTTCCCCGGCCTGCAAGCGGCCTACCTGGCCCTGCTGACGCAGGTCAGCGACGATTTCGAGTTCCGCATAGCGCCGCGCGGCAACGACGCCCGCGAAGTGATCGGCGTCGGTTTCCGGCTGCCGGACCCGCGGCAGCGCCTGCCGTATCTGGCAGCCCGCAGGGTCAACCCGGTGTTCCATTTCGCCGAGGCGCTGTGGCACCTGGCCGGACGTCGGGACCTGGAGATGATCGGCTACTACGCGCCGTCGATGGCATCCAGCTCACGCGACGGCGTACACATCAACGGCTCGTCGTACGGGCACCGCATCCTCACCCCGGCCACGGGGGCGGACCATTCCGCGTTCGACCGCGTACTGGAGCTGCTGAGGCGCGAGACCGACAGCAAACGCGGCTTCCTGCCGGTGTTCACCGCCGACGAGCTGGCCGTCGACGGCAACCCGGACATGGCGTGCCTGGCCGCTCTGCACCTGCTCCCGCGCGACGGGCGGCTCCACATGGTCTGCACGATGCGAGCCAACGATCTGGATCGCGGGCTGCTCTCGGACGTCTTCTCGTTCACCATGTTCCAGGAGTACGCCGCCGTCCAGCTCGGCCTGGGACTGGGCTCCTACACGCACCACATCGGCTCGGCGCACATCTGCGACCGCGACGCCGAGCGGGTCCGGCAGGTTCTCGACGAGGCCACTCGGCGAGCGGCGCCCCTGCACTTCGCGTTCCCGCCGATGCCTGCCACGACAACACCAGCGACGATCGCCCGGCTCCTGGAGCACGAGGAGGGTTTGCGTACCAATGCGGTCTCCTACTGTGTCGCCGACATCGAAGCGCTGAGCCTGGAGCCGTATTGGCAGCAGGTTCTGCTGCTGTTCGAGGTGTACCGCCGGATCGTCCACGAGGACGCCGACCGCGTCGATCCCCAACTGCTGGGCCAACTGTGGCCGGGCCTTCGCTGGCTGCTCGGCCACAAGTGGCCGGCCTGCGCCGGCGCGGCGAGCATTCGGTGACCAGGAAGCTGCCCCGCAGCGGTGCCGTGGTGGACGGGGTCGACTGGACCCGCTGGTCGGTGATCCTGTGCAAGCCGGACGCCGGCGAGCGCGGGCTGAACGACACCGTCCTGAGCCGACTCGCGCTGCCGGGAGTGGAGTTGTCCGGGCGGTGCGAGGTGATCGTCGAGGCATGGCAGATCCACGTCCACTACTGGGATCTACTGGTGGACAAGGACTGGTTCCCTGACCGCGACATCCCGGCCTGCCTCGACGCGGAGTACGTCGGCCGGACCGTCACCGTCGCCCTCGCCTACGGGCCACCCGGCGTCCACACCCGGCTTCGCGCTGTCCTCGGCCACTTCGACCCGACCCGCGCAGCCGAGGGCACCATCCGCGGCGACCACGGCGACGACTCACTCGACAAAGCGCTCGCCGAACACCGGCTCGTCCGCAACCTCGTCCACACCTCCGACGACGCCGAAGCCGCCCGCCGCGACTTCGGCACCTGGTACGGCGCCGCGCGCCGCGACCTGCTCATGCCACGTCCGCGTGCCACGGCGTGACGCCTGCTTCCCTCATGTGAAGGAGCCTCCATGGACACCACCGGGACGAACAACACGCGCCGCGCGCTGCCGATCCTCGACTCGGGACAGATCGGCGCCCTCAAGCCCGCCCTGGCCGACGTGATCGAATACCGCAAGTCCGGCCTGTCGCTGAACTGGATCGTGGGCTGCCCCCTGGAGTGCGGGTACTGCGTCCGCCACCTGTTCGACAACTTCGGCATGAAGGTCCCTCGCCGCCTGATGAGTGACGAACAAGCCGTCCAAGCGCTGGTCGGCCATCGCTACTTCCGCCCGCACAGCACGCCCATCCAGCTCCTCAACCGCGCCACCGACCCGATGCTGCCGGTGGTCAAACCACACCTGTTCACCGTCCTGCGCGCGCTGGACGCACAGGAGCTGACCAACCACGTCCTGGTCATCACCCGCTGGCGCGTCACCCCCGAGGACTGCGCCGCCCTCAACTCCTTACGCCACCTTCGGCTGACGGTCCTGGTCACCCACTCCGGCATCGACCACCAGGCCATCGAACCGGTGGACTCGCGTATTGCCGCCGACAGCCTGCGCACCCTGTTCGAGCATGCCGAGCGCTACCGCACGGTGCTGTACTGGCGGCCCATCGTGCCCGGCCTCAACGACTCCGAGGCCCAACTGCACCGCGCCCGCGAACTGTCCGCGTACGCCCACGCGACAGTCTTCACCGGCCTGTTCTTCCGCCAGGAGATCGCCGACTACTACCAGGCCCACGGCCTGCCGTTGCCGTACGAGGACACCGCACGCCGCAAGATCATGCCCGAGCAAGCAGAGCAACGGATCCTGGACTACTTCCACACACCGGGAGCTTCTGGCGCCCCCTGGGGAGCCCTGTTCCGCAAGACCAGCTGCGCGGTGGCGTACGCGCACGGCGAGGCCGACTACAACGGCCACTACGGCATCCGCGAGCTCTGCGACATCTGCCCACCCCAGCAGATCGCCCGCTGCGCCGGCGCCTGGGTACGACCGGACCTCGCCCAGGTGACCGCCGACGCGCGCGCCCTCGGGGCAACCGGCCCCGTTGAGATCGACGAACGCGCCATCATCGTCGAAGGCCTGGACGAACCGCCGCGCTACTTCCTCCAGCACGGCTACGGCTTCCAGTGCCACGACCGCAACAAGCCGCACCACCACCGCCTGCACGGACGCGCCCCCATCGGATGGCCCGGCCCGGCGGAGAACGGAACCGCCCCGTGAACTACAGCGCTTGGCCGCCCCTGTTCGTCGTGGACGTCGAAGGCAACGGCGCCAGCCCGCCGGACCTGATCGAGGTCGCCGCCCTCCCGATCCTCGACGGCCGCCCGGACACGTCCGCCGCCGGGGCATGGCTGATCCGCCCACCCCGGCCGGTCACCCCGCGCGCCGCCCACGTCCACGGCCTGACCAACGACCGCCTCGCCACCGCACCCCTGTGGGACGACGTCTCCGGCGCCGTCCACGACCTGCTCGGCACCGCATGGATCTGCGCCCACAACGCCCACACCGACTACCGCGTCCTGACCGCCCACCTGCCCGACTGGCAGCCCACCGGAGTCCTGGACACCCTCCGCCTGGCCAAGACCACCCACCCCGACCTGCCCGGCTACAGCCTCGACGCCCTCATCACCCACCTCACCCCCGACCTGAGCGCCGCGCCCGCGGCGGGCCGGCACCGCGCCACCTTCGACGCCTACGCCACCGCCCAACTCCTCATCTCCATGGCCGCCCGCTACCCCACCTGGGACGAACTCGTCACCGCAGCCGTCCCGCCCAGCCTGCCCGGCGCCCCACAACCCGAAGAGGACCCGACCCTGTGGTGACCCCTGCCCGTACCTCCCCGCCCGTCCGTATCGGCATCACCGGAACCCACTCCACGGGCAAGACGCTGTTACTGAAGCGGATCGAGATGGAGCTACGCAGCCACGGCGTGGCCGTAGCCCGCACCGGCCGCTTGGCCAAGCGCGCCGCCGCCCTCGGGTTCCCGAAGATGCACCATCACACCGCTGCGTCGACCGAATGGATCATCTGCCAGGGCGTCGCTGACACCCTCGCCGCCGAAGCCCAGGGCGCGGACGTCGTCCTCATCGACCGCGCGCCTATCGACGCCCTGGCGTACTACGGTGCCGCCCTGGAGTTCCGCAACGAGGCGGCCGACCCGCTGGAGCACGAACGGCTGCAGCTCCTCGCCGCCACCCAACACCCCACCTTTGCCCTGCTCCTGGCAACCGTCCTCGACCCCGACATCCCCGCCTCGGCCACCGACGGCCACCCGTACGACCCCCACTACCGCACGTTGGTCGACACCCACATACGCACGCTGCTCGCAGAAGACCACCTCGACCACGTACGTGTCACCAGCACCCCCTCGAGCATCGACGCCGCCATCGCGTGGGCAGTCAGCCTGTGCCTGGAGGCAATCGCCCCGTGACTGCCGACCCGGCGACGAAGCAGTCCCGCCACCCACAGGGTGTGGACAATCGCGCGCATCCAGAACACCCTCACGAGCCCCGTTCTCATCCGACGCTTCCTCCTGGACATCAGCCACGCCCCCGGCCACCAGGTCATGAACGTCTTCACCGCGTGGCAACGCGTCGCGGCCACGATCGAAACCAACGCCTCCGGCGGGACCACAACTGCCGGACACGGCGGGCCGTCCACAGGCCACCGGAACTGCAACGCCGACCATGAACGGGGTTGACGCAGCCACTCGGGGCGGTGCCCCGCCGAGAAGTCACCGCGTAATACCGCAATGCCTCCTCCCCGCGCACCCGCAGGGAGCGGGACTCCCTGGTGATGTGGGGGTCGAACCGGCTCTTCCCTGCACGAGGAACCGCTGCTAGCTGGGCGTTGTGGGTAATCCCCTCAGGCGTGGGGCGCAGCCTCCGCAGCACAGCGCCGCGGTCACGCAATGGGGTCCACCCCTGAGTGTGCAAGGAGCAGCCGCGGTGCGTGTCCCGATACGGCTCAGCAACCCCTGCCGAAGACCGGTGGGAAAGACCGGCCGCCGGTTAGGCTCGACGGGCGATCACGCCGCGCAGTCAGCGGCGACCCTTGCTCTGTCAGAGAGGCGGTACCACCCCATGAGCAGCGCAGGCGGGGCGTCAGAGGCACCAGATCCCCGACTGGTACGCCTGGCTGGGCAGTCCCGCAACTTCGGGTTCCTGCTGCCGCATCTCTCGCTGCTCGTCGCATACGGAACCGCCGCCGAGAGCCATGTTTTCAGCGACCCGAACACGTCGCTCATCAAGTCCCGTCAATACGCCGAGGCCATGGTGGCCGACCTGGTCAGCCGGGCCCGGGTTCGGGTGGAAGGCAGTACCCAGTACGAACGACTGCAGGCACTGGACAGGGAGGGCTACCTCCACGGCGACGTGAGTACGGCCTTCCACGAGGTACGCACCCTCGGGAACGACGCGAACCACTCGGGACTCGACAACGCCGACGACGCCTTCCGGGCCCTGCGTACCTGCTTCCGTCTCGGCGTCTGGTACCACCGGCTGCTCACCGGCTCGCGCGAGCAGCTGCCGTTCGTACCGCCCAGCCCCGACCGAACTCCGGCCGCCGAGAACGAGCGCCTGCTTCAGGACGTCGCCCAGGCCCGCAAGGAACTCGAGGACGCCCGCCTTAGCTACCACGACCAGACATCCCATGCCCAGGCCGAACAGGCCGCCCGGAGCGCCGTCGAGCACGAGCTGGCCCAGGCGCAGGCCGAGCGTGAGGAGCTGGCCCGCGCCGTCGCGGCCATGCAGGACCAACTCAAGGAGTTCCAGGCCACCGCCGAGGCCACGCGGATCGGCCGCAGCCGCGCCGACCGGGCCGCCGCGTCGGCCGCCGTCGCCGAGCGCGCCCGTCTCCTCGACAACGCAGAGCAGGCCTCCCGGGAACCCCTCACCGAGGTGCAGGTCCGCAAGCAGCTCGACGCGATGCTCAGGGCGGCCGGATGGGACGTCCAGAACGGCGGCGCGACTCTCAACCTCCACGTCCAGGGCGACCGGCGCGGCAACGGCGTCGCCGTTCGCGAAGTCACCACTGCCAAGGGCCGCGCCGACTATGCCCTCTACGTCGACCGCAAACTCGTCGGCGTCATCGAGGCCAAGCGCGAGGGCGCCGACCTGTCCGCCGCCGAGACACAGGCCGACCGTTACGCCGACCATCTCACCGACGCCCAGCAGCGCCTCAACGCCTGGCGCACCCCGCTTCCGTTCCGGTACGTGAGCGACGGCGGCGAGACCCGCTTCCGGTCCATCCTCGACCCGGACTCCCGTACCCGCCGCATCTTCTCCTTCCACCAGCCGCGCACCCTCGCCCGCTGGGTCCGCCAGGCCGAGGAGGACGAGCAGGCCCCCAGCTACCGGGCCCGGCTGCGCTGGCGCATGCCCGACCTCAACGAACGCCCGCTGCGCCCGGCGCAGATCAAGGCGGTGCGCGGTGTGGAGGACTCGGTGGCGCTCGGCAAGGGCCAGCACGGGATGGGGCAGTCCCGTTCCCTCGTCCAGATGGCCACCGGCGCCGGCAAGACGTTCACGGCCGTGACGTTCTCGTACCGGATGCTCAAGTACGCGCGCGCCGAGCGCGTCTTGTTCCTCGTCGACCGCAACAACCTCGGTGTGCAGGCCTTCGCCGAGTTCGAGAACTTCAAGACTCCCGACACCGACCGCAAGTTCGCCGACCTCTACGACGTCCAGCGCCTCGGCGCGGAGGGCATGTTCGCCTCCTCCAAGGTCGTCATCTCCACCGTCCAGCGCCTCTACATGGAGCTGACCGGCGCGAGCCTGCCGGGCAGCGACCGCGGCGACGGCGAGATCGACTACGACGTCGACGTGCCGGACGGCATCCGGGTCGGCTACAACCCCGACATCCCTCCGGAAGCTTTCGACCTGATCGTCGTCGACGAGTGCCACCGCTCCATCTACGGCAAGTGGCGCTCTGTCCTCGAATACTTCGACGCCCCCATCGTCGGCCTCACCGCCACGCCCGTGGCCCAGACCTTCGGCTACTTCAACGGCAACCTGGTCAGTGAGTACTCCTACCAGGAGGCGGTGGCCGACCGCGTCAACGTCGATTTCTCCGTCTACGAGATCGAGACTCGTATAACGGCCGAGGGCGGTGTCATCGCACACGGCACCATCCCCGTCCGCGACCGCCGCACCCGCCGCCAGCGCTATGAGGACATCGACGAGGACATCGAGTACGGCGCCAATCAGGTCGGTGTCGGAGTCATCAGCAAGGATCAACTGCGTACGGTCCTCCAAACCTTCCACGACCGGCTGTTCACGGAGATCTTCCCCGAGCGGGCCAAACACGACCCGGCCACGGGCGCGCTGCGGTGGGACGAGATGTACGTGCCCAAGACGCTGGTCTTCGCCAAGAACGACAACCACGCGGAGGAGATCGTCGAGGTCGTCCGTGACGTCTTCGGCAAGGGCAACGACTTCTGCGCGAAGATCACCAGCGCGGCCCGCAACGCCTCCGAGCGCCTCGCGGCCTTCCGTAACCTCCCGGAGCTGCGCATCGCCGTCACCGTCGACATGATCGCCACAGGCACGGACGTCAAGCCGCTGGAATGCCTGCTGTTCCTCAGGGACGTCAAGAGCTGGGCGTACTTCGAGCAAATGAAGGGCCGCGGCGCCCGGACCCTCTCCCTCACCGACTTCGAGAAGGTCACCCCCGGCGTCGGCCCCAAGACCCGCTTCGTGATCGTCGACGCGGTCGGCGTGACGAAGAAGCCGAAGGTCGACGCGGCACCACTGGAACGCCACACCGAGAAGCAGATCAGCCTGGAAAAGCTGCTCCGCAAGACCGCCGCGAACACCATCGAGGAGGAAGAGGTCTCCACCCTCGCCGCCCGCCTCGCCAAGCTCGACCTCCAGATGACGGCCGAGGAACGCGCCGAGATCCAGCGGCTGAGCGGCGGACTGCAGCTGAAGAAGATCGTTCACGGCATGGTCGAAGCCGTCTCGGCGGACCGGCAGCTGGAAGTCCGAGAAGCCGCCGAACGCGCGGGCCGCGATCCCGAGCGCGCGGACGCCGGTTTTTCTCCCCCAGCTCCTGGGCATCGACGAACAGGACGCCTTCGCGCACCGGCTGATCCACCCGTCGTAGCAGCCACAGAGATACCGGTACGGGAGTCGCGGAGAACAGGTGGGGCGGCAGCGTGATGACGCACTCCACGGCACCGGTGCGTACCAGCGCATGACGGATCTCGCGCTCGGCGCTGTTCACCGAGTTGCCCGCCTTCACCGGCATGACCACCGCTGCTCGGCCACCCAGTACCAGAGCGTCGACGACGTACTGCACCCAGGCGAAATTGTCGTTGCCCCGTGGCGGTGCTCCGTACGGCCAGTTCCCCGTTCGCCGGCCGGGAC from Streptomyces sp. NBC_01198 includes these protein-coding regions:
- a CDS encoding DEAD/DEAH box helicase family protein, which translates into the protein MSSAGGASEAPDPRLVRLAGQSRNFGFLLPHLSLLVAYGTAAESHVFSDPNTSLIKSRQYAEAMVADLVSRARVRVEGSTQYERLQALDREGYLHGDVSTAFHEVRTLGNDANHSGLDNADDAFRALRTCFRLGVWYHRLLTGSREQLPFVPPSPDRTPAAENERLLQDVAQARKELEDARLSYHDQTSHAQAEQAARSAVEHELAQAQAEREELARAVAAMQDQLKEFQATAEATRIGRSRADRAAASAAVAERARLLDNAEQASREPLTEVQVRKQLDAMLRAAGWDVQNGGATLNLHVQGDRRGNGVAVREVTTAKGRADYALYVDRKLVGVIEAKREGADLSAAETQADRYADHLTDAQQRLNAWRTPLPFRYVSDGGETRFRSILDPDSRTRRIFSFHQPRTLARWVRQAEEDEQAPSYRARLRWRMPDLNERPLRPAQIKAVRGVEDSVALGKGQHGMGQSRSLVQMATGAGKTFTAVTFSYRMLKYARAERVLFLVDRNNLGVQAFAEFENFKTPDTDRKFADLYDVQRLGAEGMFASSKVVISTVQRLYMELTGASLPGSDRGDGEIDYDVDVPDGIRVGYNPDIPPEAFDLIVVDECHRSIYGKWRSVLEYFDAPIVGLTATPVAQTFGYFNGNLVSEYSYQEAVADRVNVDFSVYEIETRITAEGGVIAHGTIPVRDRRTRRQRYEDIDEDIEYGANQVGVGVISKDQLRTVLQTFHDRLFTEIFPERAKHDPATGALRWDEMYVPKTLVFAKNDNHAEEIVEVVRDVFGKGNDFCAKITSAARNASERLAAFRNLPELRIAVTVDMIATGTDVKPLECLLFLRDVKSWAYFEQMKGRGARTLSLTDFEKVTPGVGPKTRFVIVDAVGVTKKPKVDAAPLERHTEKQISLEKLLRKTAANTIEEEEVSTLAARLAKLDLQMTAEERAEIQRLSGGLQLKKIVHGMVEAVSADRQLEVREAAERAGRDPERADAGFSPPAPGHRRTGRLRAPADPPVVAATEIPVRESRRTGGAAA